The Anolis sagrei isolate rAnoSag1 chromosome Y, rAnoSag1.mat, whole genome shotgun sequence genome contains a region encoding:
- the LOC137095338 gene encoding SPRY domain-containing SOCS box protein 3-like gives MARRMHNSRAWHYVLSGVRRDGDSRAPALPSGPHGWSYDSDGQHSDSDSEPEFPPLLPLIPTAIPVTGESYCNCENQNEAPYCPNPHAIHRIMDCQCGEEDEYFDWVWDDLNKSTATLLTCDSRKVNFHMDYSCGTAAIRGSKELAEGQHFWEIKMTSPVYGTDMMVGIGTSDVNLDKYRHTFCSLLGKDEDSWGLSYTGLLHHKGVRNNFSTRFGQGSIIGVHLDTWHGTLTFFKNRKCIGVAATQLQNKRYFPMVCSTAAKSSMKVIRSCATRTSLQYLCCYRLRQLLPDYVDTLQVLPLPPGLKHILHNKLGWVLSMNCGSLQPSSSTSSGSDSDNLFSSDADACQRKRCRRT, from the exons ATGGCTCGACGTATGCACAACAGCAGAGCCTGGCACTACGTCCTAAGTGGCGTACGCCGAGATGGAGATTCACGGGCACCAGCATTGCCATCCGGACCTCATGGTTGGTCATATGATTCTGATGGACAG cACAGTGATTCTGATTCAGAGCCAGAGTTCCCCCCTCTGTTGCCTTTGATACCCACGGCTATCCCTGTGACTGGAGAGTCTTACTGCAACTGTGAGAACCAAAATGAAGCTCCGTATTGCCCTAACCCGCATGCCATCCACCGGATCATGGATTGTCAGTGTGGGGAGGAAGATGAAT ATTTTGACTGGGTGTGGGATGATCTGAACAAATCAACCGCAACGCTGTTGACCTGTGACAGCCGCAAGGTGAATTTCCACATGGACTACAGCTGTGGCACTGCCGCCATCCGAGGGAGCAAGGAACTGGCAGAGGGGCAGCACTTTTGGGAAATCAAGATGACCTCACCAGTTTATGGCACTGATATG ATGGTGGGAATTGGGACATCTGATGTCAATTTGGACAAGTATCGGCACACGTTTTGCAGCCTGCTGGGTAAAGATGAAGACAGCTGGGGCCTCTCTTATACAG GGCTCCTCCATCACAAGGGAGTCAGAAACAATTTCTCAACAAGGTTTGGTCAAGGCTCCATCATCGGAGTGCACCTGGACACGTGGCATGGGACTCTGACTTTCTTTAAAAACAGGAAATGTATAG GAGTGGCTGCCACTCAGTTACAAAACAAGAGATACTTCCCCATGGTGTGTTCGACCGCAGCCAAGAGCAGCATGAAAGTCATCCGCTCCTGTGCCACCCGCACCTCCCTGCAGTACCTCTGTTGTTACCGCCTGCGCCAGCTACTTCCTGATTACGTTGACACTTTACAGGTGTTGCCTCTTCCCCCAGGACTCAAGCACATTCTGCACAACAAACTTGGCTGGGTGCTGAGCATGAACTGTGGCTCGCTCCAGCCATCCTCTTCTACCTCCTCAGGCAGTGATTCAGATAACTTGTTCAGCTCAGATGCTGATGCTTGCCAACGGAAGAGATGCAGGAGGACATAA